A region of the Falco biarmicus isolate bFalBia1 chromosome 10, bFalBia1.pri, whole genome shotgun sequence genome:
CTTGCTACACAATTAACAAACAGAAAGCTACAGATCTTTAAAAGTCATCAGAAACACCCACAAgacaaacagctttttattaaCCTCCATGTTAATAAAGATTTCAAAAGTTCCTTGTTTTGCTCTCTGTCACATCTTGCTACTCCTGTTTTCCAGGACGTACAATGTATGTCATCCCCTTCAGCATGGGGCCTATTGGGTCTCCTTTGTCCAAGATTGGGATTGAGCTGACAGATTCACCGTATGTAGTGGCCAGCATGAGGATCATGACACGGATGGGAACAGCTGCTTTGAAAGCCCTGAGCAATGGGGAGTTTGTAAAATGCCTTCACTCGGTTGGATGTCCTCTACCACTCAAAGGTAAGAGACATTAAAAATTCTCACCCTGGGAATTCCCAGAGGCATGTTTCAGAGCAGACTGTGTTCTCAGCACATGGGAGACACTCACCATAGAAGACCAAGGTGGTGCGTGTAACAGGACTAGGTTCAGAACTTAATTAAAGGAATCAAAGCTCAATGAGAGTTTCATGGAAAGGAGATTATTATCCCTAGTACTTACCAGGGGATTTCCTTTGAAGCATCTGGTATGGGTTGCCATCAGAGGCTCAGTGCTGATGAAACAGTGTGATCCAGCATGGAAATTGCTGCATTCATGAGTACAacattctgttctgcagaacCATTAATCAACAACTGGCCATGCAACCCGGAGTTAACGCTGATTGCTCATCTCCCAGATCGCAGAGAGATCATTTCATTTGGCAGTGGTTATGGAGGAAACTccttactggggaaaaaatgctttgcactCAGAATTGCCAGCAGAATCGCCAAAGAGGAGGGCTGGCTAGCTGAGCACATGCTGGTAAGAGCTATTAAATCATGTGTGTTTGAACAGCCATTAAGCCTTAAGTCAGCTCAACATAAATACATCACATCTTGCTGTTAATGAAATTAGTCTCATATGGATAGTCCTGTAACATTAGATCTGAATTTATCACGTCAGGCTTATGAGATATAGGAAAGTGCCTGCAAGGTTAAatatcaaacattttaaaataatacctGTAAAATCAGAAACCAGGAAAGGTTTGGAACTGCTGACACTGACTACTTGTAGGCAGACCCATGTATTTGAGCACAGTCTAATCAACATCACTGGGCATCCACATTGCCCCTACAAGTTTAATAGCAAAAAATTGatgtaaattttgaaaaatgtctttcataTTATAAAGAAGTCTATGCActcaaaaatctgaaaatactaGATTTTCTAAATGAGTTCTACTTTGTACCCTTCCTGCCTTTACCTTCTGCTGTCATTTAAACATTCTACTACCATAaaatactactgaaaaaaattaatttctaagtGTCTAAAAGAACAGTCTCAGAAGAAATATCATCTATGGATCCTGAGAAGTGCAGAAGTATCCATACATGAAATGCTTTCACTTCAATCTAGTTATGCAGCCAAAAAAATATTGCCTGGTTTTCTTGTAGTCTCACCTATATACAGTCTACTTTCattagcaataaataaataaataaatgtttgagTTACATACTTacctgacatttttttaaaaatgtaagaactATTCTAAGGGCAAAAAGAGTAGACTTTTTGATTAGTAAAGTACAGTTTGGGTTATTTCTCAACTGTATTATGTGGTGCTTCTTCTGTAGGAACAAATTTgcataattaaatattttatcattacCACTTGCTGGGAGACAATCTTCAAAATaagaactgcaagaaaaaagacCATGTTTAACAGTTGCATTAATTTTTCAATAGATCCTGGGCATTACCAATCCAGAAGGTAAAAAGAAGTACTTTGCTGCAGCATTCCCTAGTGCATGTGGAAAAACTAACTTGGCCATGATGAATCCAAGCCTGCCAGGATGGAAGATTGAGTGTGTAGGGGATGATATTGCCTGGATGAAGTTTGATGAACAAGGTATAGAAATGAAATTGGATTGTTTTACAGTCCAGGATAGGTTGCTTTTAGGTGCAGCAAGACATGCTACAAAATTCCGGGTAGAATTAAACCAGTTTGGTTTACTTATATTTCGTCATTTAACTTCCAGGCAACTTAATGGCAATCAATccagaaaatggcttttttggTGTTGCCCCTGGAACCTCAGTCAAAACAAACCCCAATGCTATTAAAACCATATTCAAGAACACCATCTTTACCAATGTAGCAGAAACCAGTGATGGAGGTGTCTATTGGGAAGGCATTGATGAGATACTACCACCAGGAATAACACTGACTTCGTGGAAGAACAAGGACTGGACTCCAGATAACGGTAATCTGGTTCACACCACAGTCTCTTGGCTTTCTCTGCTGAATTCAAGTTAATTCTGCCATTATGACCTTTTTCTTGTATTCTGCACAGGAGAACCTTGTGCTCATCCCAATTCACGATTCTGCACTCCAGCCAGCCAGTGCCCCATCATTGACCCAGCATGGGAATCACCCCAAGGTGTGCCCATTGAAGGGATAATATTTGGAGGCCGCAGACCTGCTGGTAAGAGACGCAGCAGCCACATAGCAAGGGTGAAGTGCTGACCGCAGAAGGGTTGGAACACAACTGGGCATAGACACAAgttttgctttcacagctgcaaaagcaaGGAAATAGCCGTGTTAGTCTAACTTTTCCATGTTAGCCTTTGACACACATGCTTAACAGCCGCTGATATTTCAAAGTCTGAACGGTTCGATGTTAACAAAACCCCAGGACCCACTAACCTGGGTAATACATAGACACATAGCAAACTGCTATACTTATCTCTATGTGCTTGCAGTTTAACTAGTTCAGATAAGAGGCGATTAGAGAAATGAACCAGTTGTTGACAGtttacagaaaaggaagtaGAATAAATTGATCCATTAAAGGTCACCtaaagctggaaaagaaatagaTGTAATGCTAGGTCTGAGTCTAATATCATGACCACAGGACTAGACTATTTCAAGTCAAATCTGCTGGGGATTTGAAGTCCCAGATATCTCCTACTGAGGAACTCAACATGGATTTGTTCAGTAATCAGTAGccagttttgaaaacattaatataAACTTCTTTGCTGTAAGAGGGTAGGAAATGAACTGAttaaaaaaccaggaaaaattaGAATACATTTTACAGTAACATGCATTTGGCACTATCTCAGGTAACAAAACTtgttataaaaatgtttctggacCTCTAATTACTGATCTTTACAGGTGTGCCTCTTGTATATGAGGCCTTTAACTGGCAGCATGGAGTATTTATAGGAGCAGCTATGAGATCTGAAGcaactgcagctgctgagcacaAAGGTAAATCAAAATTTAATCTGCCTACCTGTATTAAAAGCAATCCTCTCTGGAGTGCCTCCTCTGTCCTCCCCCCCTGCTCTTTCACATTTCAGTCTTGGCAGCTAATTTTGCAACCTATGCATTTTCacaatagaaaatatttgtactgGAATTAAAACCCAAATTCTCTATAAAAGtcaaattaagcaaaataatccCCTAGGTGGCAAGCATACAGAACAGGATGCAGGCATGGGGTTGCCAAAAGCCTTGATATGGAGTTCTCATTACAGTCTGTGATAAACAAActcaaattttcttttctgttagaGCTCAACATAAATATGGGAATGATTACATCCAGCTCTTAAGGATCTTCATTTAAGCTACTTGACCTGAGATTTAAGAAATCTGGTTTCCACTGATtccaaaaaataatttgtccCTTTTTTTGTACATCAGGGATAACGcatgtgttgttttttaaagctctttggTTCAGATACAGAAGAGCAGCTAAGGAACTATGGGTACTAAGTTCTGGGAGGATCTGAATCTTTGTGCTTTAGAATAAATGTACTATTACCTTATCCATTTGTGTTTTGAACAGGCAAAATCATTATGCATGATCCATTTGCCATGAGACCTTTCTTTGGGTACAACTTTGGCAAATACTTAGCCCACTGGCTCAGCATGGCACATCGTCCAGCTGCAAAACTACCAAGGATCTTTCATGTTAACTGGTTCCGGAAAGACAGCCAAGGGAAATTCCTGTGGCCTGGCTATGGAGAGAATTCCCGTGTGCTGGAGTGGATGTTCAACAGAATTGAAGGGAAAGCCTCAGCCAAACCAACTGCAATAGGTTACATCCCTGCTGAAACTGCTTTGAACTTGAAGGGTTTAGAAGATGTCAACTTGACTGAGCTGTTTGATATCTCCAAAGAGTTCTGGGAAAAGGAGGTAGAAGAAATCAAACAATACTTTGAAGTGCAAGTTAATGCTGACCTTCCTTACGAAATAGAAAGGGAAATGCTTGCCTTAGAGATGAGGATAAAACAGTTGTAGCTGATCAAAACCACAATTATTTATCAATCCACATATACCAAGACAGGACAAGCGCATTTTACCAAATCACTACTGGAAGCAtaacagcacactgatgggcAGGGGTTTATAATGAAAGCAGGTCTTAGTTTAGTTAGAATATAGTTATGGGCATTCGAGAAATAACTCCAGACCTGATGATTTATAACTACATCCGTACTTGTGAATAggtgagcagctgtgggaaCGTATGTGCACATGGTCTTCAAACCCTGATCTGTCACTTACATGCATATATAGCTGTGATGTAAATTTGCCTAGTTCTGCATATACAATACAAACCAATTCAGCCTTCAAGGTGTAGCACACTGTTTCCATCATTCAAACCTTTAGCATCTCAGGCTccacaggaaagaagaaaatgagatgcTGTATATATATTACCTAAACATATTTCAtggcttaaatattttttagaaaaatgaagtcGTAACTTTTATCAGAGTGAAAGATGACTTTGTATTACTAATGCGTATTTAAGATATTGCTATTATATGACTCATGTTCCTGTGATTTCCAGATGTTTTGAACGGCTTGTTCTTTAAActattgaaataaatgtttatacAAAATATGACCTAATTTCCAGTATTCTTACTGTTTATAAACTATATGCATAAAATTTGAGTCTCCTGTCAATAACACAGCACAGGAAGAATTTAACATGTGGAAGTTAGATGTTGACTAGCATTGATCTGCTACTCCTAAGCCAACTAGTTTAAGCCCTATACTGTCTTTTCAACTTCTATTCAAGCCAAAGGAATGATCCAGAATTTACAATACCATCTGCGAGCAGTCACCCAGCTAGTGATGTGCTCTCCATAACTGGGTATTGTTAGTTACTTCAGgcatttataa
Encoded here:
- the PCK1 gene encoding phosphoenolpyruvate carboxykinase, cytosolic [GTP] gives rise to the protein MPPQLKAEVNIMPKVVQGDLQSLPPEARDFIESNAKLCQPESIHICDGSEEENKKILDIMVEQGMVKKLSKYENCWLALTDPRDVARIESRTVIITQEQRDTTPIPKIGTSQLGCWMSEEDFEKAFNTRFPGCMQGRTMYVIPFSMGPIGSPLSKIGIELTDSPYVVASMRIMTRMGTAALKALSNGEFVKCLHSVGCPLPLKEPLINNWPCNPELTLIAHLPDRREIISFGSGYGGNSLLGKKCFALRIASRIAKEEGWLAEHMLILGITNPEGKKKYFAAAFPSACGKTNLAMMNPSLPGWKIECVGDDIAWMKFDEQGNLMAINPENGFFGVAPGTSVKTNPNAIKTIFKNTIFTNVAETSDGGVYWEGIDEILPPGITLTSWKNKDWTPDNGEPCAHPNSRFCTPASQCPIIDPAWESPQGVPIEGIIFGGRRPAGVPLVYEAFNWQHGVFIGAAMRSEATAAAEHKGKIIMHDPFAMRPFFGYNFGKYLAHWLSMAHRPAAKLPRIFHVNWFRKDSQGKFLWPGYGENSRVLEWMFNRIEGKASAKPTAIGYIPAETALNLKGLEDVNLTELFDISKEFWEKEVEEIKQYFEVQVNADLPYEIEREMLALEMRIKQL